One genomic region from Magallana gigas chromosome 3, xbMagGiga1.1, whole genome shotgun sequence encodes:
- the LOC105336036 gene encoding U6 snRNA phosphodiesterase 1 isoform X2: MNCLVQYSDSEDELSDKEDPDYIGMKRKNPTNFKVCTENNKKLRSGEILPLPDSIKTLFSSGKKREDNPEVHEGRIRSFEHLEGNWATHIGVSYDPDERMIELIDELLKCLRPLEFKPMKDLHLSLSRTVAIRHHWIQPLTDRLQRRFKMLPKTFLSLTVSAPRDILQQYTKAVDECFEEYKLPKYYENPSFHISIGWCLKDVIPQISEETLNKLQDLVDNAMEEYPELRLFAIEEAICKSGNKQFPLPLSDFTGDG, encoded by the exons ATGAACTGTCTAGTGCAGTACTCAGACAGCGAAGATGAATTATCCGATAAGGAAGATCCAGATTATATAGGAATGAAGCGAAAAAACCCAACGAACTTCAAAGTTTGCACAGAAAATAATAAGAAGTTGAG GTCAGGTGAAATTCTACCCCTCCCAGATtcaataaaaactttattttcctCTGGAAAAAAACGTGAAGACAATCCCGAGGTTCATGAGGGAAGAATTCGATCTTTTGAACATTTGGAAGGAAACTGGGCTACACACATTGGCGTTTCAT ATGATCCCGATGAAAGAATGATTGAGTTGATTGATGAACTATTGAAATGCCTGAGGCCACTTgaatttaaaccaatgaaagatCTTCATTTGAGTTTGTCAAGAACCGTTGCCATTCGTCATCACTGGATTCAGCCACTGACAGATAGACTGCAAAGAAGATTTAAAATGCTACCAAA gACCTTTCTGTCACTGACTGTCTCTGCACCTAGAGATATTCTACAGCAATACACAAAAGCTGTTGATGAGTGCTTTGAGGAATACAAATTACCAAAGTACTATGAG AATCCCTCCTTCCACATTAGCATAGGCTGGTGTCTCAAAGATGTCATCCCTCAGATTAGTGAAGAAACACTGAACAAATTGCAG GATTTAGTTGATAATGCAATGGAAGAATATCCAGAATTACGGCTATTCGCCATAGAGGAGGCCATTTGTAAATCAGGAAACAAACAATTCCCTCTGCCACTGTCCGATTTCACAGGAGACGGATGA
- the LOC105336036 gene encoding U6 snRNA phosphodiesterase 1 isoform X1 — protein MNCLVQYSDSEDELSDKEDPDYIGMKRKNPTNFKVCTENNKKLRSGEILPLPDSIKTLFSSGKKREDNPEVHEGRIRSFEHLEGNWATHIGVSYDPDERMIELIDELLKCLRPLEFKPMKDLHLSLSRTVAIRHHWIQPLTDRLQRRFKMLPKTCCEISSVKLYTNDEKTRTFLSLTVSAPRDILQQYTKAVDECFEEYKLPKYYENPSFHISIGWCLKDVIPQISEETLNKLQDLVDNAMEEYPELRLFAIEEAICKSGNKQFPLPLSDFTGDG, from the exons ATGAACTGTCTAGTGCAGTACTCAGACAGCGAAGATGAATTATCCGATAAGGAAGATCCAGATTATATAGGAATGAAGCGAAAAAACCCAACGAACTTCAAAGTTTGCACAGAAAATAATAAGAAGTTGAG GTCAGGTGAAATTCTACCCCTCCCAGATtcaataaaaactttattttcctCTGGAAAAAAACGTGAAGACAATCCCGAGGTTCATGAGGGAAGAATTCGATCTTTTGAACATTTGGAAGGAAACTGGGCTACACACATTGGCGTTTCAT ATGATCCCGATGAAAGAATGATTGAGTTGATTGATGAACTATTGAAATGCCTGAGGCCACTTgaatttaaaccaatgaaagatCTTCATTTGAGTTTGTCAAGAACCGTTGCCATTCGTCATCACTGGATTCAGCCACTGACAGATAGACTGCAAAGAAGATTTAAAATGCTACCAAA AACATGCTGTGAAATTTCTTCTGTGAAGCTGTATACAAATGATGAAAAAACAAG gACCTTTCTGTCACTGACTGTCTCTGCACCTAGAGATATTCTACAGCAATACACAAAAGCTGTTGATGAGTGCTTTGAGGAATACAAATTACCAAAGTACTATGAG AATCCCTCCTTCCACATTAGCATAGGCTGGTGTCTCAAAGATGTCATCCCTCAGATTAGTGAAGAAACACTGAACAAATTGCAG GATTTAGTTGATAATGCAATGGAAGAATATCCAGAATTACGGCTATTCGCCATAGAGGAGGCCATTTGTAAATCAGGAAACAAACAATTCCCTCTGCCACTGTCCGATTTCACAGGAGACGGATGA
- the LOC105336037 gene encoding uncharacterized protein, producing the protein MKLELCWLVVALVCGLIRSVEGVVKLMSFNTGLTSRIPYRQERSQYIEGHLAQSQPDYICLQEVWHYRELYNIVKQNIATYPHSFSAIHSSTPSLLSNKGFHWPPCARFQVVKMFFKMWWYGCTSKKNDVDRLVCVTEKAGFMDLPQDCITCLTMTKLTASAAFSNCLGSIRNQMNVPGLLVLSKRNLHNTKMVYFRPNVKQLLPRGYLMAEVPKLGAVACTHTAANLGKIYYEPNLKSQISSWEEENMQDAGILIRDLSSFPKTIIMGDLNSSPSIPDKQIQGDFERTLALFTKKNYTTPYTDLCGLCTFCAENNLVPYKTSWILDHVLIRGMKAQQAKRVMDVKIPGHNVHPSDHYGIQVEVNSAT; encoded by the exons ATGAAGCTGGAACTGTGTTGGTTGGTGGTTGCCCTTGTGTGCGGTCTGATACGCTCCGTGGAAGGGGTGGTCAAGTTGATGTCCTTCAACACGGGACTGACGTCACGCATCCCGTACCGCCAAGAACGGTCCCAGTACATCGAGGGGCACCTAGCACAGAGTCAGCCAGATTATATATGTCTACAAGAG gtatgGCACTATCGCGAGCTGTACAATATTGTGAAGCAGAACATCGCCACCTATCCTCACTCGTTTAGCGCCATACACAGCAGTACCCCTAGCCTTCTCAGTAACAAGGGTTTTCACTGGCCGCCATGTGCGAGATTTCAAGTCgtcaaaatgtttttcaaaatgtggtGGTATG GTTGTACGTCCAAAAAGAATGACGTCGACCGTTTGGTCTGTGTGACTGAGAAAGCCGGCTTCATGGATCTTCCACAAGACTGTATCACGTGTCTAACCATGACCAAGCTTACCGCCAGTGCTGCCTTCAGCAACTGCCTGGGATCTATTAGGAACCAAATGAATGTCCCCGGGTTGTTGGTTCTGAGCAAACGGAATTTACATAATACAAAAATGGTTTACTTCCGGCCTAATGTAAAACAGCTTCTTCCACGAGGATACCTAATGGCTGAG GTTCCTAAACTTGGCGCCGTTGCTTGTACACATACAGCCGCAAATTTAGGCAAAATATATTACGAGC caAATTTAAAATCCCAAATTAGCAGTTGGGAAGAGGAAAATATGCAGGACGCCGGCATTTTGATACGAGATTTATCTTCCTTTCCCAAAACCATAATAATGGGGGATCTCAACAGCAGTCCCTCTATTCCGGATAAACAAATACAGGGAGACTTTGAAA GGACCCTAGCACTCTTTACGAAGAAAAACTACACCACCCCTTACACGGACCTGTGTGGGTTGTGTACCTTTTGTGCTGAGAACAACTTGGTGCCATATAAAACAAGCTGGATTTTGGACCATGTATTGATCCGAGGCATGAAAGCTCAACAAGCTAAG AGAGTGATGGACGTGAAGATACCTGGGCACAATGTCCACCCCTCGGACCATTACGGGATACAAGTGGAGGTGAATAGCGCCACCTAG
- the LOC105318209 gene encoding high-affinity choline transporter 1 encodes MAVNVPGLVAVIVFYVLILALGLWAARKNKGETKSENIMLAGRNINLFVGMFTMTATWVGGGFINGTAEYVYTLGLVWCQAPLGYAVSLVLGGVFFAQRMRSQGHVTMLDPYSRKFGNKMGGILYIPSLLGEVFWSGAILSALGSTLAVILDIDQTLSIIISACIAVLYTLFGGLYSVAYTDVLQLTCMFVGLWLSIPFAMTNEHVTSITTNSSTVWIKELEPKYVGYYMDSFMLLILGGIPWQAYFQRVLSANSAFNAKMLSITAGLGCVIMSVPSVLIGAVAANTDWNATTYATVDKKPVPIPSDQASNILPLVMQYLTPTWVSFIGLGAVAAAVMSSTDSSILSASSMFARNIYKMIFRPKASEREIMWAMRISIFFIGALATFIAIVVESVYVLWFLCSDLLYVISFPQLLCVVYLRDTNTYGSVVGFVVGVVLRLTGGEYTLHITPVIKYPWYSESEGLQLFPYKTFAMLVTFTSIVAVSSLTAYVFGRGLLSSKFDIFKCFEGKSECSVELHVSSSSTKYNDNPAYAHSQNQLHGRYQSKREIPEK; translated from the exons ATGGCAGTCAATGTTCCTGGACTCGTGGCCGTTATTGTTTTCTATGTGTTAATTCTTGCTCTTGGACTATGGGCAGCAAGAAAAAACAAAGGAGAAACAAAGAGCGAAAATATAATGTTGGCTGGCCGAAACATCAACCTTTTTGTGGGGATGTTCACCATGACag CTACCTGGGTGGGTGGAGGCTTTATAAATGGCACAGCGGAGTATGTCTACACCCTAGGGCTGGTCTGGTGCCAAGCTCCTCTTGGGTATGCCGTCAGCCTCGTACTCG GAGGTGTATTCTTCGCCCAAAGAATGAGGTCCCAGGGTCACGTGACGATGTTAGATCCATACAGCAGGAAATTCGGCAACAAGATGGGAGGGATTCTGTACATCCCTTCACTTCTAGGGGAGGTCTTCTGGAGCGGAGCCATTCTCTCGGCGTTAG GGTCCACACTGGCCGTCATCCTGGACATTGACCAGACCCTGTCCATCATCATCTCGGCCTGTATCGCCGTCCTCTACACACTGTTCGGGGGACTGTACTCAGTCGCCTACACGGACGTACTCCAGCTTACCTGTATGTTTGTCGGTCTG TGGTTGAGTATTCCATTCGCCATGACAAACGAGCATGTGACCAGCATCACAACCAATTCCTCCACGGTCTGGATCAAGGAACTGGAGCCCAAGTACGTGGGTTACTACATGGACTCGTTCATGCTGCTGATACTGGGCGGGATTCCGTGGCAGGCCTACTTCCAGAGAGTCCTGTCCGCTAACTCCGCCTTCAACGCCAAGATGCTGTCCATCACCGCCGGGCTAGGGTGTGTCATTATGTCCGTACCGTCGGTCTTGATCGGGGCCGTCGCTGCTAACACAG ATTGGAACGCAACAACGTATGCAACAGTGGACAAGAAGCCCGTCCCCATTCCTAGCGACCAGGCGTCCAACATCCTCCCCCTGGTCATGCAGTACCTGACACCCACCTGGGTCTCCTTCATCGGCCTGGGGGCCGTGGCTGCGGCCGTAATGTCGTCCACGGATTCCTCCATTCTCTCAGCGAGCTCCATGTTTGCCAGAAATATCTACAAGATGATATTCCGTCCCAAA GCCTCTGAGAGGGAAATAATGTGGGCGATGAGAATCTCCATCTTCTTTATCGGCGCCCTGGCAACTTTCATTGCGATTGTTGTTGAATCAGTCTACGTGCTGTGGTTCCTATGCTCAGATTTGTTGTACGTCATCAGCTTTCCACAACTTTTATGTGTTGTCTACCTTAGGGACACCAACACTTACGGATCGGTTGTCGGTTTTGTTGTCGGTGTAGTTCTCCGATTAACCGGTGGTGAATATACTCTGCATATCACGCCCGTTATCAAATATCCATGGTACTCCGAGTCAGAGGGATTACAATTATTTCCGTATAAAACCTTCGCTATGTTGGTTACTTTCACTTCCATCGTTGCTGTTTCCAGCTTAACAGCGTACGTATTTGGACGAGGATTGCTTTCTTCGAAATtcgatatttttaaatgttttgaggGAAAATCAGAATGTTCAGTAGAATTGCATGTATCGTCATCATCAACAAAATACAACGACAACCCTGCGTATGCGCACTCTCAAAACCAACTTCATGGAAGATACCAATCAAAGAGAGAAATCCCAGAGAAATGA